In the Pirellulales bacterium genome, one interval contains:
- the solA gene encoding N-methyl-L-tryptophan oxidase, whose product MITAEALVLGSGGIGSAALAALARRGCRVIGIDRFSPPHDRGSSHGQTRIIRQAYFEHPDYVPLVLRAFDLWHDLEARSGVRLYHECGLLQVGRPGSPVVAGVRASAERHRLPLESLSAAEAMRRFPGFYLPPDGEAVFERRAGVLLVEACVRACLDDAVAHGASLRVGEMVIRWKSTGDQIEVQTDCETYLAPRVVIAAGPWAADLLDDSGLHLTVRRKAQFWFEPGDPVYRAEAPCPAFLFDTPTGIFYGMPAFDERGVKLAEHTGGEVVPNATLVDRSLRPEDEQRVRRFAAEHLPHLSDRRTDHAVCLYTMSPDEHFVLDRHPRQPKVAFVAGLSGHGFKFAPVLGEALADLVLAGRTALPVDFLGLARPSLRA is encoded by the coding sequence ATGATCACGGCCGAGGCGCTGGTGCTGGGGAGCGGAGGAATCGGCAGCGCGGCGCTGGCAGCGCTGGCGCGGCGCGGCTGCCGGGTGATCGGCATCGACCGCTTCTCGCCGCCGCACGATCGCGGCAGCTCTCACGGCCAGACGCGGATCATTCGCCAGGCCTACTTCGAGCATCCCGACTATGTGCCGCTGGTCCTCAGGGCCTTCGATCTCTGGCACGACCTCGAAGCGCGGTCCGGAGTGCGCCTGTACCATGAGTGCGGGCTGCTGCAAGTCGGCCGGCCCGGCAGCCCCGTCGTTGCCGGAGTGCGCGCCAGCGCGGAGCGCCATCGATTGCCGCTCGAATCGCTCTCCGCGGCCGAAGCGATGCGGCGATTTCCCGGGTTTTACTTGCCCCCGGACGGTGAAGCGGTGTTCGAGCGCCGCGCCGGAGTGCTGCTGGTCGAAGCTTGTGTTCGGGCCTGTCTCGACGACGCCGTGGCGCACGGCGCGAGCCTGCGCGTCGGCGAAATGGTCATCCGCTGGAAATCGACCGGCGACCAGATCGAGGTGCAGACCGATTGCGAAACATATCTCGCGCCGCGCGTCGTGATTGCCGCCGGACCATGGGCCGCCGACTTGCTGGACGATTCCGGCTTGCACTTGACGGTCCGGCGCAAGGCCCAATTCTGGTTCGAGCCCGGCGATCCCGTCTATCGGGCCGAGGCCCCCTGCCCTGCCTTTCTGTTCGATACGCCTACGGGCATCTTCTACGGCATGCCGGCGTTCGACGAGCGCGGCGTCAAGCTGGCCGAGCACACCGGCGGCGAAGTCGTGCCGAACGCGACGCTCGTAGATCGCAGCTTGCGCCCCGAAGACGAGCAGCGGGTACGTCGCTTTGCTGCGGAACATCTGCCGCATCTCTCCGATCGACGCACCGACCACGCCGTGTGTCTGTATACGATGAGCCCCGACGAACACTTCGTGCTCGATCGCCACCCGCGCCAGCCAAAGGTCGCGTTCGTCGCCGGGCTGTCGGGACACGGCTTTAAGTTTGCGCCGGTGCTCGGCGAGGCCCTGGCCGACCTCGTACTTGCCGGACGTACCGCGTTGCCCGTCGACTTTCTGGGGCTTGCGCGGCCAAGCCTGCGGGCATAA
- the eda gene encoding bifunctional 4-hydroxy-2-oxoglutarate aldolase/2-dehydro-3-deoxy-phosphogluconate aldolase: protein MASHDDLQRVLDGGIVAIIRAQQSEQLVQVAEALAAGGIDAIEITFTVPRAVQVLEQVADRLGDRILLGAGTLLDSETARAAILAGAQFLVTPTVQLDVIRTARRYGKLMMAGALTPTEILTAWEAGAEIVKVFPSEITGPGYLKAVRGPLPQVRLLPTGGVNLETAADFLRAGACALGIGSSLVEPAAVAAGNLARIESLAREYVNIVRTTRAALR from the coding sequence ATGGCCAGCCACGACGACCTCCAACGCGTGCTCGACGGCGGAATCGTGGCCATCATCCGCGCGCAGCAGAGCGAGCAGCTCGTTCAAGTGGCCGAAGCCCTGGCCGCCGGAGGCATCGACGCCATCGAGATTACCTTCACGGTGCCCCGCGCCGTGCAGGTGCTCGAGCAAGTGGCCGACCGCCTGGGCGACCGCATTCTGCTGGGCGCCGGCACGCTGCTCGACTCAGAAACGGCCCGGGCAGCGATCCTGGCCGGGGCACAGTTCCTGGTTACGCCCACGGTTCAGCTCGACGTCATTCGTACGGCCAGGCGTTACGGCAAGTTGATGATGGCCGGTGCGCTGACTCCCACCGAGATACTCACTGCGTGGGAGGCGGGGGCCGAGATCGTCAAAGTCTTTCCCTCGGAGATCACGGGGCCAGGTTATCTGAAGGCCGTGCGTGGCCCCCTGCCCCAGGTCCGGCTGTTGCCGACCGGCGGTGTAAACCTGGAAACGGCGGCCGACTTTCTCCGCGCGGGGGCCTGCGCTTTGGGCATCGGCAGCTCCTTGGTAGAACCAGCCGCCGTGGCTGCCGGCAATCTGGCGCGCATCGAATCGCTCGCCCGCGAGTACGTCAACATCGTGCGCACGACCCGGGCCGCGCTGCGTTGA
- a CDS encoding LamG domain-containing protein, translating into MTRNQSICRILIAVCLATSSRTASAATIGYWRFENGTPNTTVTAAIDSGPYGISLFPSSTPTYRTDSPGLGSRSVEFDGSDGLSAADDNRLDFGATDSFTVELFFQTTTTAERGLMQKQQGFSGTQLYQIFMDHGNVYFDIRDNSTSHLTRTTSPLDYNDGQWHHVAGVRDVAADEIRLYVDGQFVDSATDITTGSLANSGTLWLGVGNTGSSAYTFPGKLDEFRISNVALLPSQFLNAQPVPEPSTISLAAAGACLLSVFVCGKPRRRRANPGAPAPVTVPRAKAALRRTDRSDQ; encoded by the coding sequence GTGACCCGAAATCAATCCATCTGCCGCATTCTGATCGCCGTTTGTCTCGCTACCTCGAGTCGAACCGCCTCGGCCGCCACGATCGGCTACTGGCGATTTGAAAACGGCACGCCGAACACGACGGTTACCGCGGCCATCGACAGCGGCCCCTACGGCATCTCGCTGTTCCCGTCTTCGACGCCTACCTATCGGACCGACTCGCCGGGCTTAGGCAGCAGGTCGGTCGAGTTTGACGGTTCCGACGGCCTGAGCGCGGCCGACGACAATCGCCTCGACTTCGGCGCCACGGACAGCTTTACCGTGGAGCTGTTCTTCCAGACGACGACGACCGCCGAGCGCGGCCTGATGCAGAAACAGCAGGGCTTCTCCGGCACGCAGCTCTATCAGATCTTTATGGACCATGGCAACGTGTACTTCGACATCCGCGACAACTCGACGAGTCATCTCACCCGGACCACGAGCCCGTTGGACTACAATGACGGTCAATGGCATCACGTGGCCGGTGTGCGCGACGTGGCGGCCGATGAAATCCGGTTGTACGTCGATGGGCAATTCGTCGACTCCGCCACCGACATCACGACAGGCTCGCTGGCCAACAGCGGAACGCTCTGGCTCGGCGTCGGGAACACGGGCAGCTCCGCTTACACGTTCCCGGGCAAGCTCGACGAGTTTCGCATTTCGAACGTAGCCCTGCTGCCGAGCCAGTTTCTCAACGCTCAGCCGGTGCCCGAACCGAGCACGATTTCGCTCGCTGCGGCCGGCGCTTGTCTGTTGTCAGTGTTTGTCTGTGGCAAGCCAAGAAGGCGGCGGGCAAATCCAGGCGCGCCGGCCCCGGTCACGGTGCCCAGGGCGAAGGCGGCTCTTCGTCGGACCGATCGGTCAGATCAATAA
- a CDS encoding DUF1559 domain-containing protein, translated as MPIQFTCPHCGVTTEVADQFAGLRGPCASCLNTIEIPQLSAELAAEPAEPVAPERSSRLGTWYLLAIVGAIAALIVGSAVLVGQFVPSWFQRQLTQQEVACRDRLEQIGQALRAYHAEYDQFPPAVVFAPDGRPMHSWRVLILPYLEEQALYKQYHLDEPWDGPRNKLLTAKMPVAYGCPSDPASYRGQTSYVAVVGADTAWPQDGVMRLRNRPAAIGGKLLVVEVESSGIFWLQPADFRRELLSKRINDPQGAGIRSLHLDGANAVLVDGSIKHLPTTLSEQELAELLSVPPPPETNSQPAPAAP; from the coding sequence ATGCCCATCCAGTTCACCTGTCCGCATTGCGGCGTGACGACCGAGGTGGCCGACCAATTTGCCGGACTGCGCGGTCCCTGCGCCTCGTGTCTGAACACGATCGAAATCCCACAACTGTCTGCAGAGCTCGCTGCCGAGCCGGCGGAGCCCGTGGCCCCCGAACGGTCGAGCCGCCTGGGAACCTGGTATTTGTTGGCGATCGTCGGGGCGATTGCCGCGCTGATCGTGGGCAGCGCCGTGCTCGTCGGCCAGTTCGTGCCCAGTTGGTTCCAACGGCAGTTGACCCAGCAGGAAGTCGCCTGCCGTGATCGGCTCGAGCAGATCGGCCAAGCGCTGCGGGCCTATCACGCCGAGTACGACCAGTTCCCGCCCGCCGTCGTCTTCGCGCCGGACGGGCGGCCGATGCACAGTTGGCGGGTGCTGATCCTGCCCTACCTCGAAGAACAAGCTTTGTACAAGCAATACCACCTCGATGAGCCCTGGGATGGGCCGCGGAACAAGCTGCTCACCGCCAAGATGCCCGTGGCTTACGGCTGTCCGAGTGACCCGGCGAGCTATCGGGGCCAAACGAGTTACGTGGCGGTCGTGGGGGCCGACACGGCCTGGCCGCAGGACGGCGTCATGCGTTTGCGCAACCGCCCCGCCGCGATCGGCGGCAAGCTGCTGGTGGTCGAAGTCGAAAGCTCGGGCATCTTTTGGCTGCAGCCGGCCGACTTCCGGCGCGAGTTGCTCAGTAAGCGGATCAATGATCCGCAGGGCGCCGGCATTCGCAGCTTGCACCTTGACGGTGCGAATGCCGTGCTGGTCGATGGCAGCATCAAGCACCTGCCGACGACGTTGAGCGAACAGGAACTGGCCGAACTGCTGTCGGTGCCACCACCCCCAGAAACCAATTCCCAGCCAGCGCCCGCTGCCCCTTGA
- a CDS encoding serine/threonine protein kinase: MVHRTIDSAVGDDSRLAADDMDEALVAFDRQLTGELAAWPDDAIAAPALEERLAFLRLVEQVWPRRQDDERPTVAETPWRQLGRFHLVRELGRGGCGVVFLAEDPFVERRVALKIPRPEALVSDELQERFLREARAAAALAHPNIVGVYEAGQAGAVAYIAAAYCEGPNLTEWLRGQTAPVDARIAARLIAQLADAVQHAHSRGVLHRDIKPGNVLFDSADGAAARDSSRQLPGVPKLTDFGLAKLLAETGTATRTGSLVGTPAYMAPEQAEGQLDRIGPATDVYALGAVLYEVLACRPPLVGESDPATLRLVVDAEAVSLRRLSPHVPRDLEAIVHKCLEKDPARRYGSAAALRDDLERFVAGRPVEARSVGTAMRAARWCRRRPVLAASWAALAAAILGGLAGISWQWRRAEAHLAQSERQRQRAEHQFVHAQRLIKEMLAVADDGASHHPASAEVARDLRRRAVEYYASALVETGPRLGSYARELANAYASYAHRLNQIDQFEQAMPVAAEAVRRWQVEFERRPDFEARGGLANACLVAHRSTQIVAGAAAALRSLDRAAAALGELASDAPLFLRQTRADLWRYRGRCLQAGGQPQAALAAYAEAFADSSALLAGDSDNRSMIEELAITAIYAARLSLVQGVCVEAEHYLAVAVRACDAWLGRHPADLALRTRLVELQACYRDTQRRLGNHRDAAQWACTALENGVTVVRAAGTQPDESISAVVRWASAGLSAIMAVEGTDEYRARLAAAVGTLHTLAEDPSGAVGPSTRVKALVALFVADLAMAQGDQRAASEHFARATQHFEDLAARQTLDNRDARAYARCLFWRGRVEFDAGQEEQACASLLTAIGAATEALARHDDLETRGYLARAHFWRARFLRFADPAQAAQHYRQASEQYAAVLAVAPHESGFARDREECLAFLAN, translated from the coding sequence ATGGTCCACAGAACGATTGACAGCGCGGTCGGCGACGATTCGCGCCTGGCTGCTGACGACATGGACGAGGCACTCGTGGCCTTCGACCGGCAGCTCACGGGCGAACTCGCGGCCTGGCCCGATGACGCGATCGCCGCCCCGGCACTCGAAGAGCGACTGGCGTTCCTGCGGCTGGTCGAGCAGGTCTGGCCCCGGCGGCAAGACGACGAGCGCCCTACGGTTGCAGAAACTCCCTGGCGACAGCTTGGCCGGTTTCATTTGGTGCGCGAGCTGGGCCGCGGTGGTTGTGGCGTGGTGTTCCTGGCCGAAGACCCGTTCGTCGAACGTCGCGTGGCGCTCAAGATCCCGCGTCCCGAGGCGCTGGTGAGCGACGAGTTGCAAGAGCGGTTCCTGCGCGAGGCGCGGGCAGCCGCGGCCCTGGCTCATCCGAACATCGTTGGCGTGTACGAAGCCGGGCAGGCGGGAGCGGTCGCTTACATTGCCGCGGCCTATTGCGAGGGCCCCAATCTGACCGAATGGCTGCGTGGGCAGACAGCCCCCGTCGATGCACGGATCGCGGCGCGGTTAATCGCCCAGTTGGCCGATGCGGTACAGCATGCCCACAGCCGCGGCGTGCTGCATCGCGACATCAAGCCGGGCAATGTGCTGTTCGACTCGGCAGACGGCGCCGCCGCGCGCGACAGCTCGCGACAACTGCCCGGCGTGCCCAAGCTGACCGATTTTGGACTCGCCAAGCTGCTCGCCGAGACGGGCACGGCGACCCGCACCGGCAGCCTCGTTGGCACGCCTGCCTACATGGCGCCCGAGCAGGCCGAAGGTCAATTGGACCGAATCGGCCCTGCGACGGACGTGTATGCATTGGGTGCGGTGTTGTACGAAGTGCTGGCCTGCCGCCCGCCATTGGTCGGCGAATCCGACCCGGCAACGCTGCGGCTGGTCGTTGACGCCGAAGCTGTTTCTTTGCGACGGCTGTCGCCGCACGTGCCGCGCGATCTGGAAGCGATCGTTCACAAGTGCCTCGAGAAAGACCCGGCCCGGCGCTATGGTTCCGCCGCCGCGCTGCGCGACGATCTCGAACGGTTTGTTGCCGGGCGCCCGGTCGAGGCCCGTAGCGTGGGGACCGCGATGCGCGCGGCGCGTTGGTGCCGCAGGCGGCCGGTGCTGGCGGCATCATGGGCCGCGCTGGCCGCCGCGATTCTAGGTGGATTGGCAGGCATCAGTTGGCAATGGCGCCGGGCAGAAGCTCACCTGGCGCAAAGCGAGCGGCAGCGGCAACGCGCCGAACACCAGTTCGTTCACGCGCAGCGCCTGATCAAGGAAATGCTCGCCGTGGCCGACGATGGGGCATCGCATCATCCGGCGTCGGCCGAGGTGGCTCGCGATTTGCGCCGCCGTGCGGTCGAGTACTACGCGAGCGCGCTGGTCGAAACGGGGCCACGACTCGGATCGTATGCGCGTGAGTTGGCCAACGCCTATGCCAGTTATGCGCATCGCTTGAACCAGATCGACCAGTTCGAGCAGGCCATGCCGGTGGCCGCAGAAGCTGTCCGGCGATGGCAAGTCGAGTTCGAGCGGCGACCCGATTTCGAAGCCCGCGGCGGGCTCGCCAACGCTTGCCTCGTCGCACATCGGTCGACGCAGATCGTCGCGGGTGCCGCGGCCGCATTGCGAAGCCTGGACCGGGCCGCGGCCGCACTCGGCGAGTTGGCGTCCGATGCGCCCTTGTTCTTGCGACAGACGCGGGCCGATCTGTGGCGCTATCGAGGACGATGCTTGCAGGCAGGCGGCCAGCCTCAAGCGGCGCTGGCGGCATATGCCGAAGCGTTTGCCGACAGCAGTGCGCTGTTGGCCGGCGATAGCGACAATCGATCGATGATCGAAGAATTGGCGATCACGGCCATCTACGCCGCCAGGCTCTCGCTTGTGCAAGGCGTGTGTGTCGAGGCCGAGCACTATCTGGCCGTGGCCGTGCGAGCCTGTGACGCCTGGCTGGGCCGGCACCCCGCTGACCTGGCCCTGCGCACTCGTTTGGTTGAATTGCAAGCCTGCTATCGCGATACGCAGCGTCGTTTGGGAAACCATCGCGACGCGGCGCAATGGGCCTGCACGGCGCTCGAAAACGGCGTCACGGTCGTTCGAGCGGCCGGTACCCAGCCCGACGAGTCGATCAGCGCGGTCGTACGGTGGGCAAGCGCAGGGCTGTCCGCGATCATGGCGGTCGAGGGGACCGACGAATACCGCGCGCGGCTGGCTGCCGCGGTCGGCACGCTGCACACGTTGGCCGAAGATCCGTCGGGGGCGGTCGGACCATCGACCCGGGTCAAGGCCTTGGTGGCCTTGTTCGTGGCCGACCTGGCCATGGCCCAGGGCGATCAGCGCGCCGCCAGCGAGCATTTTGCTCGCGCGACTCAACACTTCGAGGACCTGGCAGCGCGGCAGACGCTCGACAACCGCGACGCACGCGCGTATGCACGCTGTCTGTTCTGGCGCGGGCGCGTGGAATTCGACGCCGGCCAAGAAGAGCAGGCTTGCGCCTCGCTCCTGACTGCCATCGGCGCGGCGACCGAAGCCTTGGCTCGCCATGACGATCTCGAGACGCGCGGTTACTTGGCACGGGCGCACTTCTGGCGGGCGCGATTCCTGCGGTTCGCCGATCCGGCACAAGCCGCGCAACATTATCGCCAGGCGTCCGAGCAATATGCCGCGGTGCTTGCCGTCGCTCCCCATGAAAGCGGATTCGCCAGGGATCGCGAAGAGTGCCTGGCGTTCTTGGCTAACTAA
- a CDS encoding sigma-70 family RNA polymerase sigma factor, with the protein MVEHNAARETAADWARLIDQARAGSASSLGELFEQCRAYLLAVARQEMDSLLRVKTGASDLVQETFVDAQAAIGRFVGDSPEELLAWMRRILLNNLADRARSYRQTRKRHLTREIPLATGGSRPGLTAALVDHHPTPRSAALIQEAHTALGAALATLPAGYQEVIRLRHHRGLSFAEIGAALGRTENAARKLWVRAIEQLQAEFEQRHGPQND; encoded by the coding sequence ATGGTCGAACACAACGCGGCGCGCGAGACCGCGGCTGACTGGGCTCGGTTGATCGATCAGGCGCGGGCCGGCTCGGCGTCGTCCCTGGGCGAGCTGTTCGAGCAATGCCGCGCCTATCTCTTGGCCGTGGCCCGCCAAGAGATGGATTCGCTGTTGCGCGTGAAGACCGGCGCATCGGACCTGGTCCAGGAAACATTTGTCGATGCGCAGGCCGCAATCGGGCGATTCGTCGGCGATTCGCCCGAGGAATTGCTGGCCTGGATGCGACGAATCTTGCTCAACAACCTGGCCGATCGGGCCCGGTCGTATCGGCAAACGCGCAAGCGGCACCTCACGCGCGAGATTCCGCTCGCGACCGGCGGCTCGCGGCCCGGTCTGACGGCGGCGCTAGTCGATCATCACCCGACGCCCCGCTCGGCGGCGTTGATTCAGGAGGCGCACACCGCGCTCGGCGCTGCACTGGCGACTCTGCCGGCCGGCTACCAGGAGGTGATACGTCTGCGGCACCATCGAGGATTGTCGTTTGCCGAGATCGGTGCGGCCCTCGGACGCACCGAGAATGCCGCGCGCAAGCTTTGGGTCCGTGCGATCGAACAACTGCAGGCAGAGTTTGAGCAACGCCATGGTCCACAGAACGATTGA
- the holA gene encoding DNA polymerase III subunit delta: MPPTALTAIEFLDQPSTTVPGVIAAYGDDAFLRQQVIARCKSLVLGDDDGQFSQNTFDGRSAALRDVLDELSTGALFGSGRRLIVVADADEFVTRFRERLEEYAARPKASAVLLLDVVRWPANTRLAKAVAASGLAIDCSAPAPARLPSVVIAWAKSHYKTSIARDAAEMLVEIVGNELGLIDQELAKLSGFTPPGKAIEASAVQALAGSWRTQTVWEMLDLAVAGQAGQAIALLDRLLAAGESPIAVLGQIGSSLRRFATATRLIEAAEAKGQRLPLRGALETAGVRGFVLAKAEAQLRQLGRQRAAQLHAWLLQADLDLKGASNLPARVILERLLVRMSAAMQPKPAAPATRR, translated from the coding sequence ATGCCGCCTACGGCACTCACGGCCATCGAGTTTCTCGACCAACCGTCGACCACGGTACCGGGCGTGATCGCGGCATATGGCGACGACGCCTTCTTGCGCCAGCAGGTCATCGCCCGCTGCAAGTCGCTCGTGCTGGGCGACGACGACGGCCAATTCAGCCAGAACACGTTTGACGGCCGGTCGGCCGCGCTCCGCGATGTGCTCGACGAATTGTCGACCGGGGCGCTGTTCGGCTCGGGCCGGCGGCTGATCGTCGTGGCCGACGCCGATGAATTCGTGACACGATTTCGCGAGCGACTCGAAGAGTACGCGGCGCGCCCCAAGGCGTCGGCCGTGCTGCTGCTCGACGTCGTACGCTGGCCGGCGAACACGCGTCTGGCCAAGGCCGTGGCTGCCAGCGGGCTGGCCATCGATTGCTCGGCCCCGGCCCCGGCGCGACTGCCCAGCGTGGTCATCGCCTGGGCCAAATCGCATTACAAAACTTCGATTGCCCGTGATGCGGCCGAAATGCTGGTCGAAATCGTAGGCAACGAGCTGGGACTCATCGACCAGGAACTTGCCAAGCTGTCCGGTTTCACTCCGCCGGGCAAAGCGATCGAGGCGTCGGCCGTGCAGGCCCTCGCAGGAAGTTGGCGCACCCAGACAGTGTGGGAAATGCTCGATCTGGCCGTCGCGGGGCAAGCCGGCCAGGCGATCGCCCTGCTCGACCGCCTGCTGGCTGCTGGCGAAAGCCCGATTGCCGTGCTGGGTCAAATCGGCTCGTCGCTGCGCCGCTTTGCTACCGCCACGCGGCTGATCGAAGCGGCCGAGGCCAAGGGCCAGCGTCTGCCGCTGCGCGGCGCGCTGGAGACCGCCGGCGTCCGCGGTTTCGTGCTCGCCAAAGCCGAAGCTCAGTTGCGCCAATTGGGCCGGCAACGAGCCGCGCAGTTGCACGCCTGGCTCCTGCAGGCCGACCTCGATCTCAAGGGCGCGAGCAACCTGCCGGCCCGGGTGATCCTCGAACGGCTGCTCGTGAGAATGTCGGCAGCAATGCAGCCCAAGCCGGCTGCGCCAGCTACGCGCCGCTAG